GAAGTAATAAGAAAAATAGCTGAAGAAGCAAGGGGGTTAGTTCTTGTTACTGGTCCAACAGGTTCAGGTAAATCCACAACTTTAGCATCTATGTTAGATTACAGAAACGAAATTTTCGAGGAAACTATCATAACAATAGAAGACCCTATAGAATACGTTTTCAGAGATAAAAAAGCATATATTGTTCAAAGAGAGGTAGATTTGGATACACGAGACTTTAGCACTGGCTTAAGAGCTGCTTTACGTGAGGACCCAGATGTTATTATGGTTGGTGAGATGAGAGATTTAGAAACAATTCAAACCGCTTTAAGAGCTGCAGAAACTGGACACTTCGTTTTATCCACATTACACACTCAAGACGCGAAAGACACAATAAGCAGGATAATAAATATGTTCCCTGGAGAAGAACAGAATCATTTAAGGATACTTTTAGCTGCCGTATTAAAAGCTGTTATATCTCAAAGATTAATACCAAGGAAAGATGGTAAAGGAGTTGTTCCAGCTGTTGAGGTCTTAATCAATACTGGAGCAATAACAGAATGTATTATGGATCCAGATAAACTCCTTTTAATAAATGATTATATGGAAAAAGGGAAAAAAATGTACGGAATGCAAACTTTTGACCAAGCAGTTGTAGACCTTTACAATCAGGGACTTATTTCTTATGAAGATGCACTCATGCATGCTTCAAATCCATCGGATGTTGAATTAAAGATAAAAGGTATTACTGCGGGAGAAGATGAAGGATTAGATTTTGGTGGATTCAC
This is a stretch of genomic DNA from Sulfurihydrogenibium sp. YO3AOP1. It encodes these proteins:
- a CDS encoding type IV pilus twitching motility protein PilT; translated protein: MELDEILTKAVKLGASDIHLKVASKPKVRIKTILQTLDEYNPITVEDMTNFISKILAKSENKKAELIKNGEVDISYSIPTVSRFRVNIYRQRGTYAIALRALKTNIPRFEELLLPEVIRKIAEEARGLVLVTGPTGSGKSTTLASMLDYRNEIFEETIITIEDPIEYVFRDKKAYIVQREVDLDTRDFSTGLRAALREDPDVIMVGEMRDLETIQTALRAAETGHFVLSTLHTQDAKDTISRIINMFPGEEQNHLRILLAAVLKAVISQRLIPRKDGKGVVPAVEVLINTGAITECIMDPDKLLLINDYMEKGKKMYGMQTFDQAVVDLYNQGLISYEDALMHASNPSDVELKIKGITAGEDEGLDFGGFTY